Proteins co-encoded in one Equus przewalskii isolate Varuska chromosome 27, EquPr2, whole genome shotgun sequence genomic window:
- the LOC103562441 gene encoding LOW QUALITY PROTEIN: keratin-associated protein 13-1-like (The sequence of the model RefSeq protein was modified relative to this genomic sequence to represent the inferred CDS: substituted 1 base at 1 genomic stop codon), with translation MAQALTYKADIINVTCECVICQQQRLMLNSQYGTIARGDQLATRLQVEHGLLLWKDQCFISKHTDTYSEYESAFHVYLSSTIIQELMESLIHKHAIPHNVASNQEIHFTVETLWKSSHCDLSELTSLVNISQNCCSGNFSSCCFLGGYLRCPGASCGSSYPRTLVYSTDLCSPSTCQLGYCLYNGCGETCWEPIKYQISCVVASPCQRSCYSSRVSTLXSPSWSTYPVSLGFGSSSGLSLGYGSRSCYLLGSQSSGFRSLSYGVLGFSFLSYRSGFCHPIWFASRDLQPSCYQPTYPSGFY, from the exons ATGGCACAAGCTCTTACTTACAAGGCTGATATAATTAATGTTACTTGTGAGTGTGTAATCTGCCAGCAACAGAGGCTAATGTTAAACTCCCAGTATGGCACTATTGCTCGAGGAGACCAACTGGCCACTCGGTTACAAGTTGAACATGGCCTCCTGCTCTGGAAGGATCAGTGTTTCATCTCCAAACACACAGATACCTATTCAGAGTATGAGTCTGCTTTTCATGTTTACCTCAGCAGCACCATTATTCAGGAACTAATGGAAAGCTTGATCCACAAGCATGCAATTCCTCACAATGTAGCATCCAATCAGGAAATCCACTTCACAGTAGAGACATTGTGGA AATCTTCTCATTGTGACTTATCTGAACTCACATCTCTTGTCAACATATCCCAAAACTGCTGCTCTGGAAACTTTTCCTCTTGTTGCTTCCTTGGGGGCTACCTGCGCTGCCCAGGTGCCTCCTGTGGCTCTTCCTATCCCAGAACCCTGGTCTACAGCACTGACCTCTGCTCTCCCAGCACCTGTCAGTTGGGCTACTGTCTCTATAATGGCTGTGGGGAGACCTGCTGGGAGCCTATCAAGTACCAGATATCCTGTGTGGTAGCCAGCCCCTGCCAGAGGTCCTGCTACAGCTCAAGGGTCTCCACACTCTGAAGTCCCTCATGGTCAACTTATCCTGTTTCTCTTGGCTTTGGGTCCAGCAGTGGCTTATCTCTGGGCTATGGATCTAGGAGTTGCTACTTGCTGGGCTCTCAATCCAGTGGCTTCCGTTCCCTGAGTTATGGAGTCCTTGGCTTCTCCTTCTTGAGCTATAGATCCGGTTTCTGCCACCCAATCTGGTTTGCTTCTAGGGATCTCCAGCCATCTTGTTACCAACCTACCTATCCATCTGGCTTCTACTGA
- the LOC103562430 gene encoding keratin-associated protein 13-1-like translates to MSYSCCSGKFSSRSLGGYLCYPRFSCGSSYPSNLVYSTDFCSPRTCQLGSSLYSGCRETCWEPARYQTSYVVSSPCQRSCYRPRISTVCSPCRSTYARSQGFGSSSCCSLGYGSRNCYSLGCGSRGFRPLGYGVCGFPSLSYGSRFCFPTHFASRSCQSSCYRPICGSSYYQ, encoded by the coding sequence ATGTCCTACAGTTGCTGCTCTGGAAAATTCTCCTCCCGCTCCCTTGGGGGCTACCTGTGTTACCCACGCTTCTCCTGTGGCTCTTCCTACCCCAGCAACCTGGTCTACAGCACTGATTTCTGCTCTCCCAGAACCTGCCAGCTGGGCTCCTCTCTCTACAGTGGCTGTAGGGAGACCTGCTGGGAGCCCGCAAGATACCAGACCTCCTATGTGGTGTCCAGCCCCTGCCAGAGGTCCTGCTACCGTCCAAGGATCTCCACAGTCTGCAGTCCCTGCCGGTCAACTTATGCCAGGTCTCAGGGTTTTGGGTCCAGCAGCTGCTGCTCTCTCGGCTATGGATCTAGAAACTGCTACTCACTGGGCTGTGGATCCCGTGGCTTCAGACCCCTGGGTTATGGAGTCTGTGGCTTCCCTTCCCTGAGCTATGGATCCAGATTCTGCTTTCCAACCCACTTTGCCTCCAGGAGCTGCCAATCATCATGTTATAGACCAATCTGTGGATCCAGCTACTATCAATAA